A genomic segment from Nicotiana tabacum cultivar K326 chromosome 9, ASM71507v2, whole genome shotgun sequence encodes:
- the LOC107776941 gene encoding dehydration-responsive element-binding protein 1A-like, whose amino-acid sequence MNIFGDHNFDPLIPTLSTSLLPAAESSTSSDSGSSGSTPNYSDEEVMLASNYPKKRAGRKKFRETRHPVYRGIRRRNSNKWVCEVREPNKKSRIWLGTFPTAEMAARAHDVAAIALRGRSACLNFADSAWRLPIPTSAAAKDIQKATVEAAETFRPVESHRENFKEIIVDQVIQELVAELPDNVLFMDEEALFCMPRLLVNMAEGLMLPPPQCIIDGYEMEADHADMSLWSY is encoded by the coding sequence ATGAATATTTTTGGAGACCACAATTTTGATCCACTAATTCCTACACTGTCAACTTCTTTGTTGCCAGCTGCTGAATCTTCAACTTCGTCTGATAGTGGCAGCTCAGGGAGTACACCTAATTAttctgatgaagaagtgatgttAGCTTCGAACTATCCAAAGAAACGTGCGGGTAGGAAGAAGTTTCGTGAAACTCGACATCCAGTATACAGGGGAATAAGGAGGAGAAATTCGAATAAGTGGGTTTGTGAAGTAAGAGAACCCAATAAGAAATCAAGAATCTGGCTGGGCACTTTCCCAACTGCAGAAATGGCAGCTCGAGCTCATGACGTGGCGGCCATAGCTCTAAGAGGCCGGTCAGCATGTTTGAACTTTGCTGATTCGGCTTGGAGGTTACCCATCCCGACTTCAGCGGCCGCCAAGGATATTCAGAAGGCGACCGTTGAAGCGGCCGAAACATTTCGGCCTGTAGAATCACATAGAGAAAACTTTAAGGAAATTATTGTTGACCAAGTAATACAAGAGTTGGTTGCAGAATTGCCTGATAATGTGTTGTTTATGGACGAGGAGGCACTTTTCTGCATGCCGAGATTACTTGTGAATATGGCCGAAGGGCTAATGCTACCTCCACCTCAATGTATTATAGACGGATATGAAATGGAAGCTGATCATGCTGACATGTCTTTGTGGAGCTATTG